One genomic window of Deinococcus ruber includes the following:
- a CDS encoding ABC transporter substrate-binding protein translates to MKKTLTVLTLALLASVAGAQAKKTITIGVFPDLDSVVKAALPGFNKLYPNIEVKINSLAYADHHNALTTALATGSGANDVEAIDFGYVAKFAEGGGLVDISKAPYNAGQYRSQFVAYTFPQAITDDGRMVAMPTDIGPGSMFYRTDFLAKAGVKPSDLNKSWDSYIAAGKKIVAANPGVFLIPDASEVESIMIRTGLKPGEGLYFDKNNKVLVGPDSPRFVQAFTVAKAVRDAKLDGHAGAAFSSDWTTAFQKGNLATEVSGAWLVGHMQNWLAKDFAGKWASQQLPGNSFTSYGGSFYGIPTQSKNKAEAWDLIKYLTTNADQQILAFKTTGAFPALRAAQSAPLFNEGVAYLNNQKARQVWRAAANNIKPIDVNRLDPVADQITNDALSSVLDGTKTVQQALADAQALIQRRAR, encoded by the coding sequence ATGAAAAAGACCCTGACTGTCCTGACGCTCGCATTGCTCGCAAGTGTGGCCGGAGCGCAGGCCAAGAAGACCATTACCATCGGGGTCTTCCCCGACCTCGACAGCGTGGTGAAGGCTGCGCTCCCCGGCTTTAACAAGCTGTACCCGAACATCGAAGTGAAGATCAACTCGCTCGCCTACGCCGACCATCACAATGCGCTGACCACTGCGCTGGCGACCGGCTCGGGTGCCAACGACGTCGAGGCCATCGACTTCGGCTACGTCGCCAAGTTCGCCGAGGGCGGCGGTCTGGTCGATATCTCCAAGGCTCCGTACAACGCTGGGCAATACCGCTCGCAGTTCGTGGCCTACACCTTCCCCCAGGCCATCACCGACGACGGGCGCATGGTCGCCATGCCCACCGACATCGGGCCAGGTTCGATGTTCTACCGCACCGACTTCCTGGCGAAGGCGGGCGTGAAGCCCAGCGACCTGAACAAGAGCTGGGATTCGTACATCGCGGCGGGCAAGAAGATCGTGGCCGCCAACCCCGGCGTTTTCCTGATTCCCGACGCTTCGGAAGTCGAGTCGATCATGATCCGCACCGGCCTGAAGCCCGGCGAAGGTCTGTACTTCGACAAGAACAACAAGGTGCTGGTCGGCCCCGACAGCCCCCGCTTCGTGCAGGCGTTCACCGTCGCCAAGGCCGTGCGTGACGCCAAGCTCGACGGACACGCCGGAGCCGCCTTCAGCAGCGACTGGACCACCGCCTTCCAGAAGGGCAACCTCGCCACCGAGGTCAGCGGCGCGTGGCTGGTGGGCCACATGCAGAACTGGCTCGCCAAGGATTTCGCGGGCAAGTGGGCTTCGCAGCAGCTGCCCGGCAACTCGTTCACCAGCTACGGCGGTTCGTTCTACGGCATTCCCACCCAGAGCAAGAACAAGGCCGAAGCGTGGGACCTCATCAAGTACCTGACGACCAACGCCGACCAGCAGATTCTGGCGTTCAAGACCACCGGAGCCTTCCCGGCGCTGCGTGCCGCCCAGAGTGCGCCGCTGTTTAACGAGGGCGTCGCGTACCTGAACAACCAGAAAGCCCGTCAGGTGTGGCGTGCAGCGGCCAACAACATCAAACCCATCGACGTCAACCGTCTCGATCCGGTGGCCGACCAGATCACCAACGACGCCCTGAGCAGCGTGCTCGACGGCACCAAGACCGTGCAGCAGGCACTCGCCGACGCCCAGGCTCTGATTCAGCGCCGCGCACGATAA
- a CDS encoding S53 family peptidase gives MPGKSRVSIPGSEKALPAQARRVGTPEASSDVQVTLRLRPRTALTPHALMNAESAAPMTRAAFAQTYGANPEDLKQIEEFAHDHGLTVTQSSLERRTVVLSGPLEAVQEAFGVQLHLYALNGSEFRGRSGTISVPADLAGIIEGVFGLDDRPQASPQFRYAQPPGTAQPHTSQPDTAIVPAAANIAGFSPTTLAQAYAFPAAFDGSGQTVAIIELGGGYRKADLTTYFRELGIPAPKVGAVGVNGARNRPDGNPNSADGEVMLDIEVVGATAPGARIAVYFAPNTDAGFLNAVTQATHDHTRAPSVISISWGAPESQWTAQAMNAMSQAFLEAGMLGVSVLCAAGDNGSSDGVADQLAHADFPASSPYATGCGGTRLTLNGDAIGSETVWNNPGHGATGGGVSAVFPLPTYQTGAGVPPSVNPGGAGGRGVPDVSGVADPQTGYRVRVDGVDTVIGGTSAVAPLWAGLVARLNQARGQAGAAPLGFLNPRLYALAQAGHITRDIVQGDNGAYAAGPGWDACTGLGSPDGEALLAALES, from the coding sequence ATGCCCGGTAAATCCCGCGTCAGTATTCCCGGCAGTGAGAAGGCTCTTCCCGCCCAGGCACGGCGCGTCGGAACGCCGGAGGCCAGCAGCGACGTACAGGTGACGCTGAGGCTCCGCCCGCGTACTGCCCTGACGCCGCATGCCCTGATGAACGCCGAGAGCGCCGCCCCCATGACCCGCGCAGCATTCGCCCAGACCTACGGGGCCAATCCGGAAGACCTGAAGCAGATCGAAGAGTTTGCCCACGATCACGGCCTGACCGTGACTCAGAGCAGTCTGGAACGCCGGACGGTGGTGCTGAGCGGGCCGCTGGAGGCTGTGCAGGAGGCATTCGGCGTGCAGCTTCATCTATACGCGCTGAACGGCAGCGAGTTTCGCGGGCGCAGCGGCACCATCAGCGTACCTGCCGACCTCGCGGGCATTATCGAGGGGGTATTCGGGCTGGATGACCGCCCACAGGCCAGCCCGCAGTTTCGGTATGCACAGCCGCCCGGCACAGCGCAGCCCCACACCAGCCAGCCTGATACGGCCATCGTGCCTGCCGCCGCCAACATCGCCGGATTCTCGCCCACCACGCTGGCACAGGCTTATGCCTTTCCCGCTGCGTTCGACGGCAGCGGGCAGACCGTCGCCATCATCGAACTGGGCGGCGGCTACCGCAAAGCCGACCTGACCACGTACTTCCGGGAACTCGGCATTCCGGCCCCGAAGGTGGGCGCGGTGGGCGTGAACGGAGCGCGCAACAGGCCCGACGGCAATCCCAACAGCGCCGACGGCGAGGTGATGCTCGATATCGAGGTGGTGGGAGCCACCGCGCCCGGTGCGCGGATCGCGGTGTACTTCGCGCCCAATACCGACGCCGGATTCCTGAACGCCGTGACGCAGGCCACCCACGACCACACCCGCGCCCCCAGCGTCATTTCGATCAGCTGGGGAGCGCCGGAAAGCCAGTGGACGGCGCAGGCGATGAATGCCATGTCGCAGGCGTTTCTGGAGGCAGGCATGCTGGGCGTGAGCGTGCTGTGTGCGGCGGGCGACAACGGCAGCAGCGACGGCGTGGCCGACCAGCTCGCACACGCCGATTTTCCGGCCTCCAGTCCCTACGCCACCGGCTGCGGCGGCACGCGCCTGACCCTGAACGGCGACGCCATCGGCAGCGAAACGGTGTGGAACAATCCCGGCCACGGGGCCACCGGAGGCGGTGTCAGCGCGGTTTTTCCGCTGCCCACTTACCAGACGGGCGCGGGCGTGCCGCCGTCGGTCAATCCGGGCGGGGCGGGGGGGCGGGGCGTACCCGACGTATCGGGTGTGGCCGACCCGCAGACCGGGTACAGGGTGCGGGTGGACGGCGTGGATACCGTGATCGGCGGCACCAGCGCGGTTGCGCCGCTGTGGGCGGGGCTGGTTGCCCGGCTGAATCAGGCGCGTGGACAGGCAGGGGCCGCGCCGCTCGGCTTTCTGAATCCCCGGCTGTATGCGCTGGCACAGGCCGGACACATCACCCGCGACATCGTGCAGGGCGACAACGGTGCGTATGCGGCTGGCCCCGGCTGGGACGCCTGCACCGGGCTGGGCAGCCCCGACGGTGAAGCGCTGCTGGCGGCACTAGAGAGCTGA
- a CDS encoding GH39 family glycosyl hydrolase codes for MNVRAGALWLLLSGMASGAAATATFTLATSGVQIAPLAIGGYDFGNWMPVADMQQGVQATLPTSLRFPGGNVGDENDLTEAALRAFKSNLSLIGGHPALIVQTRVFASKPEAHNRPQDAAQAARDARALGLNVAYWEVGNEPDLYATHRNAPQWTPEQYCTTFRAQRAAILSVDPQAKFAGPAVSNGAGSAADFLTRFVQVCGDVVDLLTWHEYPTDGTQPDDAALASVARMSDDAQRFRTLLKDPAGNPLGYTRDVLLGVTEYSLSYRSDRPRHLADQVGALWAAETTLRLAEAGVSVSNYFALLATGSHGLLDLAGVPRPSFYAFQQIRSFQGTALPATSSDPALWIHAAQNGAALSVFVTNTATDSRQFVSSVPGYTLIGGKTFTEQSADAGADFLRLPLKDMQDLPARSLTRLVYKKQ; via the coding sequence ATGAATGTTCGGGCCGGAGCGCTCTGGTTGCTGCTGAGCGGCATGGCGAGCGGAGCAGCGGCTACGGCGACCTTCACGCTGGCAACGTCGGGGGTGCAGATCGCGCCGCTCGCTATTGGTGGCTACGATTTCGGCAACTGGATGCCGGTGGCCGACATGCAGCAGGGCGTGCAGGCCACCCTGCCGACCTCGCTGCGCTTTCCCGGCGGCAACGTGGGCGACGAGAACGATCTGACCGAGGCCGCGCTGCGTGCCTTCAAGTCCAACCTGAGCCTGATCGGAGGGCATCCGGCCCTGATCGTGCAGACGCGGGTGTTTGCCAGCAAACCGGAGGCCCATAACCGCCCGCAGGACGCGGCGCAGGCGGCCCGAGATGCGCGGGCGCTGGGCCTGAACGTGGCGTACTGGGAAGTGGGCAACGAACCCGACCTGTACGCCACCCACCGCAACGCCCCCCAGTGGACGCCCGAGCAGTACTGCACCACCTTCCGGGCGCAGCGGGCGGCGATTTTGAGCGTCGATCCGCAGGCGAAATTTGCCGGGCCAGCGGTGTCGAACGGGGCGGGCAGCGCCGCCGATTTCCTGACCCGCTTCGTACAGGTGTGCGGTGACGTGGTCGATCTTCTGACGTGGCACGAGTACCCCACCGACGGCACCCAGCCCGACGACGCGGCGCTGGCGAGCGTGGCCCGCATGAGCGACGACGCCCAGCGTTTCCGCACGCTACTGAAGGACCCGGCAGGCAATCCGCTGGGATACACCCGCGACGTGCTGCTGGGCGTGACCGAATACAGCCTGTCGTACCGCTCCGACAGACCGCGTCACCTTGCCGATCAGGTGGGGGCGCTGTGGGCTGCCGAGACGACGCTGCGACTGGCCGAGGCGGGCGTGAGCGTGTCGAATTATTTCGCGCTGCTGGCGACGGGCAGCCATGGTCTGCTCGATCTGGCAGGCGTGCCGCGCCCCAGTTTCTATGCATTCCAGCAGATCAGGTCGTTCCAGGGAACGGCGCTGCCAGCCACTTCCAGCGATCCGGCGCTGTGGATTCACGCCGCCCAGAACGGCGCGGCCCTGAGTGTATTCGTCACCAACACCGCCACCGATTCCCGGCAGTTCGTTTCGAGTGTGCCCGGCTATACCCTGATCGGCGGCAAGACCTTTACCGAACAGAGCGCCGATGCCGGAGCCGATTTTCTGCGCCTGCCGCTGAAAGACATGCAGGACCTGCCCGCCCGTTCTCTGACGCGGCTGGTGTACAAGAAACAGTGA
- a CDS encoding LacI family DNA-binding transcriptional regulator produces the protein MTTNITLDEVARAAGVSVSTASRVISGAVRVAPNKREAVLQAVRDLGYRTNLIARGLASGRSMSVGILTQDISSPYYGEVLRGIEEGLEGSGYSPLFVSGHWRVEEEASALDTLLGRPVDAMIILGGHTPDERLIQIAERLPLMAVGRNIRGLEDTCLRVDNVQGACSVVQHLLELGHHRIAYIGGPTSHRDASDRLQGYRQALEDAGLDFDEGLVIEGDFMEASGLLAVESLLLRGTSFTAIMAANDQMAYGARLGLFRRGIRVPEDMSLVGFDDLPNSTFTTPPLTTVRQPTYEMGLAAAQAMLKMLAREPVEAQHFHAELKIRESTARLGRTMRGRRSVRV, from the coding sequence TTGACCACGAACATCACGCTGGACGAGGTAGCCCGCGCTGCCGGGGTGTCGGTCAGCACGGCTTCCAGAGTCATCAGCGGAGCAGTCCGGGTGGCCCCCAACAAGCGCGAGGCGGTGCTTCAGGCCGTGCGCGACCTGGGCTACCGCACCAACCTGATTGCGCGTGGTCTGGCGAGCGGGCGTTCGATGAGCGTGGGCATTCTGACGCAGGACATCTCCAGCCCGTACTACGGCGAGGTGCTGCGCGGCATCGAGGAAGGGCTGGAAGGCAGCGGTTACAGCCCGCTGTTCGTGAGCGGCCACTGGCGGGTCGAGGAAGAGGCCAGTGCGCTCGATACGCTGCTGGGCCGCCCCGTCGACGCCATGATCATTCTGGGCGGTCATACACCCGACGAACGGCTGATTCAGATTGCCGAGCGCCTGCCGCTGATGGCAGTCGGGCGCAACATTCGCGGTCTGGAAGACACCTGCCTGCGGGTCGACAACGTGCAGGGCGCGTGCAGCGTGGTGCAGCACCTGCTGGAACTGGGCCACCACCGCATCGCGTATATCGGCGGCCCCACCTCGCACCGAGACGCCAGCGACCGGCTTCAGGGCTACCGACAGGCGCTCGAAGACGCCGGGCTGGACTTCGACGAGGGACTGGTCATCGAGGGCGATTTTATGGAAGCGTCGGGTCTGCTGGCCGTGGAATCGCTGCTGCTGCGCGGCACGAGCTTTACGGCGATCATGGCGGCCAACGATCAGATGGCCTACGGCGCGAGGTTGGGACTGTTCCGGCGCGGTATCCGCGTGCCCGAAGACATGTCGCTGGTGGGCTTCGACGACCTGCCGAATTCGACGTTCACCACGCCGCCCCTCACCACCGTGCGCCAGCCGACCTACGAAATGGGGCTGGCCGCCGCGCAGGCGATGCTGAAGATGCTGGCCCGCGAACCGGTCGAAGCCCAGCACTTTCATGCCGAACTGAAGATCAGAGAATCGACGGCTCGCCTCGGCAGAACCATGCGGGGCAGGCGGAGCGTGCGCGTCTGA
- a CDS encoding carbohydrate ABC transporter permease — MQQAQILSTPTRLRPGARWERFQRRYAPYIFISPFFILFAIFGLFPIVFSAYLSLHEWQPAAGLGSMKFVGLRNFTDNLTDPTFWQSLKNTGIIALESGIPQHVIAIPLAFAIHMGLKRVKGLMTALYFLPYITSVVAISVIFVTIFSWQYGVLNVLLTWLHHIPLIGGLFPAEKVNWLGNRAFVQPAVASVVVWRYVGWNVVLYLSGLQAINGDLYEAAAVDGATTFQQFRSITLPLLRPIMFVAITLTLIGNLQLFEEPYIIAGDSGGIGNVALTTVMYMYRTYNFYSDAGLAAAMSWLLFVLIGVLTLINNRVFGKSRLSGAD, encoded by the coding sequence ATGCAGCAGGCCCAAATCCTCTCGACGCCCACACGTCTGAGACCGGGTGCACGCTGGGAGCGCTTCCAGCGCCGATACGCGCCCTATATCTTCATCAGCCCGTTCTTCATCCTGTTTGCCATTTTCGGCCTGTTCCCGATTGTCTTTTCGGCATATCTGTCGCTGCACGAGTGGCAACCGGCAGCGGGCCTGGGCAGCATGAAATTCGTCGGGCTGCGGAACTTTACCGACAACCTGACCGATCCGACCTTCTGGCAGTCGCTGAAAAATACCGGCATCATCGCGCTGGAATCGGGCATCCCGCAGCACGTAATCGCCATTCCGCTGGCGTTTGCCATCCACATGGGCCTGAAGCGCGTCAAAGGGCTGATGACGGCGCTGTACTTTCTGCCCTACATCACCTCAGTGGTGGCGATTTCGGTGATCTTCGTGACCATCTTCAGCTGGCAGTACGGCGTGCTGAACGTGCTGCTGACCTGGCTGCATCACATCCCGCTGATCGGGGGACTGTTTCCCGCCGAGAAGGTCAACTGGCTGGGCAACCGCGCCTTCGTGCAGCCCGCCGTGGCGAGCGTGGTGGTGTGGCGTTACGTCGGCTGGAACGTGGTGCTGTACCTGTCGGGCCTCCAGGCGATCAACGGTGATCTGTACGAGGCCGCCGCCGTCGACGGAGCCACCACCTTTCAGCAGTTCCGCAGCATCACGCTGCCGCTGCTGCGCCCGATTATGTTCGTGGCGATCACCCTGACGCTGATCGGTAACCTGCAACTCTTCGAAGAGCCGTACATCATTGCGGGCGATTCCGGCGGCATCGGCAACGTGGCCCTGACCACCGTGATGTACATGTACCGCACCTACAACTTCTATTCGGATGCTGGCCTGGCCGCCGCGATGTCGTGGCTGCTGTTCGTCCTGATCGGAGTCCTGACTCTGATCAACAACCGCGTGTTCGGCAAGAGCCGCCTTTCGGGAGCTGATTGA
- a CDS encoding MarR family winged helix-turn-helix transcriptional regulator: MTNAAPLPDSTAASPTLTLLSRIQADWARVRPDLDAQPMLTLLLLDRLHTALARHIELTYLDEGINASNWDLLLTLLRSAPPEGLTPTELSELSAITGASMTNRVARLLDKGLVERALNAVDRRSVRVRLSARGRKLVETLLSEHLAREARILSVLSPEEIALLTALSSKLVQQVEALGQGAAG; the protein is encoded by the coding sequence ATGACCAACGCTGCTCCGCTTCCAGACTCTACCGCAGCCTCTCCGACCCTGACGCTGCTCAGCCGCATCCAGGCCGACTGGGCGCGGGTTCGGCCTGACCTGGACGCGCAGCCGATGCTGACGCTGCTGCTGCTCGATAGGCTGCACACTGCGCTGGCCCGGCACATCGAACTGACGTATCTGGACGAGGGCATCAACGCCTCGAACTGGGATCTGCTGCTGACGCTGCTCAGATCGGCTCCTCCCGAGGGCCTGACGCCCACCGAACTCAGTGAACTGAGTGCCATCACCGGGGCCTCCATGACCAACCGTGTGGCGCGGCTGCTCGATAAGGGGCTGGTCGAGCGGGCGCTGAACGCCGTGGATCGCCGCTCGGTGCGGGTGCGCCTGAGCGCTCGGGGACGCAAGCTGGTCGAAACGCTGCTGAGCGAGCATCTGGCCCGCGAAGCCCGCATTCTGTCGGTGCTCAGTCCTGAGGAAATCGCCCTGCTGACCGCACTTTCTTCAAAGCTGGTGCAGCAGGTCGAGGCGCTCGGTCAGGGGGCAGCGGGTTAA
- a CDS encoding GH1 family beta-glucosidase → MTIITRKDFPEYFTFGVATSSYQIEGATSADGRGPSIWDTFCREPGRISDGSSGDVACDHYHRWEEDLELISSLGVQAYRFSVAWPRVQPTGSGDINPLGLDFYERLVDGMLERGLDPYLTLYHWDLPQPLQDVGGWANRDTAYHFAEYARAVAERLGERVKSYATLNEPWCSSILSYQIGEHAPGLRNRKLALAAAHHLLLGHGEAVKVLREVVPGAAIGTVLNLNAITPATSSEQDAAAARFEDGAFNRWFLDPLLRGEYPADVWEAYGDDVPQVQPDDLETIRQPIDFLGVNYYSRSVVSADGQQQRPSDSSYTDMGWEVYPQGLSDLLLRLKADYTLPPIYITENGAAYKDTLEGSAVHDAERVAYLQTHLAEVASAVRQGVKVNGYFAWSLMDNFEWAHGYSKRFGLVYVDYGDQQRILKDSALWYRGLAGAKVPELA, encoded by the coding sequence ATGACCATTATTACCCGCAAGGATTTCCCCGAATACTTCACTTTCGGCGTCGCCACCTCCTCCTATCAGATCGAAGGTGCGACCTCTGCCGATGGGCGCGGCCCCTCGATCTGGGACACCTTCTGCCGCGAACCCGGACGCATCTCGGACGGCAGCAGCGGCGACGTGGCCTGCGACCATTACCACCGCTGGGAAGAGGACCTGGAACTGATCTCCTCGCTGGGCGTACAGGCGTACCGCTTCAGCGTGGCGTGGCCGCGTGTGCAGCCCACCGGCAGCGGGGACATCAATCCGCTGGGACTGGATTTCTATGAGCGACTGGTCGACGGCATGCTGGAACGCGGCCTCGATCCGTACCTGACGCTCTATCACTGGGACCTGCCGCAGCCGCTTCAGGACGTGGGCGGCTGGGCCAACCGCGACACCGCCTATCATTTTGCCGAGTACGCCCGCGCTGTGGCCGAGCGCCTGGGAGAGCGCGTCAAGAGCTACGCCACCCTGAACGAGCCGTGGTGCAGCAGCATTCTCAGCTATCAGATCGGTGAACACGCGCCGGGCCTGCGTAACCGCAAACTGGCGCTGGCGGCGGCCCATCATCTGCTGCTGGGGCACGGCGAGGCGGTCAAGGTGCTGCGCGAGGTGGTGCCGGGCGCGGCCATCGGTACAGTGCTGAACCTGAATGCGATTACGCCCGCCACATCATCCGAGCAGGACGCGGCGGCGGCCCGCTTCGAGGACGGAGCGTTCAACCGCTGGTTCCTCGATCCGCTGCTGCGCGGCGAGTATCCCGCCGATGTCTGGGAAGCCTACGGCGACGACGTGCCGCAGGTGCAGCCCGACGATCTGGAAACGATCCGTCAGCCCATCGATTTTCTGGGCGTGAATTACTACAGCCGCAGCGTGGTCTCGGCAGATGGACAGCAGCAGCGTCCCAGTGATTCCAGCTATACCGATATGGGCTGGGAAGTGTATCCGCAGGGTCTGTCCGATCTGCTGCTGCGCCTGAAAGCCGATTACACCCTGCCGCCCATCTACATCACCGAAAACGGGGCAGCGTACAAAGACACCCTCGAAGGCAGTGCCGTCCACGACGCCGAGCGGGTGGCGTACCTGCAAACCCATCTGGCCGAGGTCGCCAGCGCCGTGCGGCAGGGCGTGAAGGTGAACGGCTACTTCGCCTGGAGCCTGATGGATAACTTCGAGTGGGCGCACGGCTACAGCAAGCGCTTCGGGCTGGTGTACGTGGATTACGGCGACCAGCAGCGCATCCTGAAGGACAGCGCCCTGTGGTACCGGGGGCTGGCAGGGGCGAAGGTGCCAGAGCTGGCATGA
- a CDS encoding carbohydrate ABC transporter permease, with protein MSRAAALLLLGLGALITVLPFYFMFVFATHSRAEIFNLPPPTWFGDNSAANYTNLLGKVPFWRNLWNSLYLAGLSTMTTLFFCSLAGYAFAMYNFKYREALFGIVLATLLIPSALNIVPFALIMQAFGWIDQPRALWVPGMASAFGIFLMRQYIGSAIPKELVEAARIDGTSEFGIYRRIIVPLCGPALATLGLITFINSWNNFLGPLIIFRSVETFTAPLALRSIQGLVNTDWGALMFGVALTVVPLLVVFAFASRQLIEGLTSGALKG; from the coding sequence ATGTCGCGTGCTGCCGCGCTGCTGCTGCTGGGTCTGGGCGCCCTCATCACCGTGCTGCCCTTCTACTTCATGTTCGTGTTCGCCACCCACTCACGCGCCGAAATCTTCAATCTGCCGCCGCCCACCTGGTTCGGTGACAACTCGGCGGCCAATTACACCAACCTGCTGGGCAAGGTTCCGTTCTGGCGCAACCTCTGGAACAGCCTGTATCTGGCGGGCCTGAGCACCATGACCACGCTGTTTTTCTGCTCGCTGGCGGGCTACGCCTTCGCGATGTACAACTTCAAGTACCGCGAGGCGCTGTTCGGCATCGTGCTGGCGACCCTGCTGATTCCCAGCGCCCTGAATATCGTGCCCTTCGCGCTGATCATGCAGGCGTTCGGCTGGATCGATCAGCCGCGTGCGCTGTGGGTGCCAGGCATGGCGAGCGCGTTCGGCATCTTCCTGATGCGTCAGTACATCGGCAGCGCCATTCCTAAGGAACTAGTGGAGGCCGCCCGCATCGACGGCACCAGCGAATTCGGCATTTACCGCCGCATCATCGTGCCGCTGTGCGGGCCTGCGCTCGCCACCCTGGGCCTGATCACGTTCATCAACTCATGGAATAACTTCCTGGGGCCGCTCATCATCTTCCGCAGCGTCGAGACGTTTACCGCGCCGCTGGCTCTCCGCAGCATTCAGGGTCTGGTCAATACCGACTGGGGCGCGCTGATGTTCGGCGTGGCCCTGACGGTGGTGCCGCTGCTGGTGGTCTTCGCCTTCGCGTCTCGCCAGCTGATCGAGGGCCTGACCTCCGGAGCCCTGAAGGGATGA
- a CDS encoding urea amidolyase family protein, giving the protein MAGFYVQFPEPQSRRQNLRLLALHRALMADLPDGVSDVSPAYVNLYVEFDDHLLSPTDARAWVRRHLEVLGTQPGEGTGRTVTLPVRYDGPDLPGVAARTGLSEAEVIRLHSGAEYHVYAVGFTPGFPFLGEVPQVLRLPRRDTPRRAVPFNAVAIANAQSCVYVLPSPGGWHLLGTALSTIYDPGRESPFLIAAGDTVRFVPLDGPTPPLPAVRELWPAQPRLPALRIEEPGLLDLLMDGGRVRQAQVGLARSGTLDMRAARTANRLVGNPPGSPVLEFTLRGPLLTALREVVVAVVGFGMRPEGQPMQQSFRLRAGETLRFQPVSSGARAYLAVAGGLETLPFLGSSSTDLIGRVGRPLRAGDVLGLAQLGRALPGFSSPPLTLPDVLTLRLLPGPQATREALTALGRAPFRVVGGDRMGLRLSGPPVPGGQVVSEATPEGALQVTPAGEPILLLGDRGRIGGYNKPAVLHPLDLPLAAQVRPGQLVHFRPDLSGSPGEWARRWQMFAD; this is encoded by the coding sequence GTGGCGGGCTTCTACGTTCAGTTTCCGGAGCCTCAGAGCAGGCGACAGAATCTGCGGCTGCTCGCACTCCACCGCGCTCTGATGGCCGATCTGCCAGACGGCGTGAGCGACGTTTCGCCTGCTTACGTCAATCTGTACGTCGAGTTTGACGACCATCTGCTGTCGCCCACCGACGCCCGTGCCTGGGTGCGGCGGCATCTGGAAGTGCTGGGTACGCAGCCCGGCGAGGGAACCGGACGCACGGTCACGCTGCCCGTTCGGTACGATGGCCCCGACCTGCCCGGCGTGGCGGCCCGCACCGGCCTGAGTGAAGCCGAGGTGATCCGGCTGCATTCAGGCGCGGAGTATCACGTGTACGCCGTTGGATTCACGCCCGGATTTCCCTTTCTGGGCGAGGTGCCGCAGGTGTTACGCCTGCCCCGCCGAGACACTCCGCGCCGAGCGGTACCCTTTAATGCCGTAGCAATTGCCAACGCTCAGAGCTGCGTGTATGTGCTGCCGTCGCCGGGCGGCTGGCACCTGCTGGGCACCGCGCTCAGCACCATCTACGATCCGGGCCGCGAGTCGCCCTTCCTGATCGCGGCGGGCGACACCGTGCGCTTCGTCCCCCTCGACGGGCCGACGCCGCCACTGCCAGCCGTGCGCGAACTGTGGCCCGCTCAGCCGCGTCTTCCGGCGCTACGAATCGAGGAACCCGGCCTTCTCGATCTGCTGATGGACGGCGGGCGCGTTCGGCAGGCGCAGGTCGGGCTGGCCCGCAGCGGCACGCTGGACATGCGGGCGGCGAGAACTGCAAACCGGCTGGTCGGCAATCCGCCGGGTTCGCCCGTGCTGGAATTCACGCTGCGCGGCCCGCTCCTCACGGCGCTGCGAGAGGTGGTGGTGGCGGTGGTGGGGTTTGGCATGCGGCCAGAGGGCCAGCCGATGCAGCAGAGTTTCCGGCTGCGGGCAGGGGAGACGCTGCGCTTTCAGCCTGTCAGCAGCGGGGCGCGGGCGTACCTCGCGGTGGCAGGCGGGCTGGAAACGTTGCCCTTTCTGGGAAGCAGCAGCACCGACCTGATCGGGCGTGTCGGGCGGCCTCTGCGGGCGGGCGACGTGCTGGGACTGGCGCAACTGGGGCGAGCGCTGCCCGGATTTTCCAGCCCCCCCCTGACCCTGCCAGATGTCCTGACGCTGCGGCTTTTGCCCGGCCCGCAGGCCACCCGCGAAGCCCTGACCGCGCTGGGCCGCGCCCCGTTCCGGGTGGTCGGCGGCGACCGCATGGGGCTGCGGCTGTCGGGGCCGCCTGTGCCGGGCGGTCAGGTCGTCAGCGAGGCCACCCCGGAAGGGGCGCTTCAGGTCACGCCTGCCGGAGAACCGATTCTGCTGCTCGGCGACCGGGGGCGCATCGGCGGGTACAACAAACCTGCCGTGCTGCATCCGCTCGATCTGCCGCTGGCGGCGCAGGTGCGGCCCGGTCAACTCGTGCACTTCCGCCCCGACCTGTCCGGGTCGCCGGGCGAGTGGGCGCGGCGCTGGCAGATGTTCGCGGATTGA